In the genome of Hemiscyllium ocellatum isolate sHemOce1 chromosome 12, sHemOce1.pat.X.cur, whole genome shotgun sequence, one region contains:
- the popdc2 gene encoding popeye domain-containing 2 isoform X1, whose translation MFRENSSFIETILYDSPGCKILKNGSEGAIYHLANVMFTLGYMSGSGFFGLVYLFSLLGVGFFIQSLWGWVDACGVDIFMWSLLLFVFCLVQLAHIGYRLRKVNFEEDFTNLYKAMFQPLDVPLSVYKEIVNCCDAEVTSLSREQNYAVEGKTAIDRLSLLLSGRVRVTHEQQFLHYVFPYQFLDSPEWESLRPNEEGNFQVTLTAETDCCYVTWKRRKLYMLLAKHHYIARLFTVMLGNDIADKLYSLIDKLYCRGGVRYDIRLPSLYHVLAPSVEAEKETIAESPHHVPQSSFRPQESPFKKPGPDLNDLIGEDSTSLVLEDFADMTGSFMEYTSEREYMK comes from the exons ATGTTTCGGGAAAATTCAAGTTTCATCGAGACTATTTTGTACGATAGTCCTGGATGTAAGATTCTGAAAAATGGGAGTGAAGGAGCCATTTACCACTTGGCCAATGTCATGTTTACACTGGGCTACATGAGCGGCAGTGGGTTCTTTGGTCTCGTTTATCTGTTCAGTCTTTTGGGCGTTGGGTTTTTCATTCAGTCTCTTTGGGGCTGGGTCGATGCCTGCGGGGTGGATATTTTTATGTGGAGCCTGTTACTTTTTGTGTTCTGCTTGGTCCAACTGGCGCACATTGGTTACCGGCTGAGGAAGGTGAATTTCGAGGAAGACTTCACGAATCTTTACAAAGCCATGTTCCAGCCGCTCGATGTGCCGCTCAGTGTCTACAAGGAGATCGTGAACTGCTGCGATGCCGAGGTGACGAGTCTCTCCCGTGAGCAGAACTACGCGGTGGAAGGCAAAACCGCAATTGACCGCTTGTCCCTGCTGCTGTCAGGCAG gGTTCGTGTTACTCACGAACAACAGTTTCTACACTATGTCTTTCCATATCAGTTCCTTGATTCTCCAGAATGGGAATCTCTGCGACCTAATGAAGAAGGCAATTTTCAa GTGACCCTGACAGCAGAAACAGACTGTTGCTATGTGACGTGGAAAAGAAGAAAGCTATATATGCTCTTGGCTAAACATCATTACATTGCACGCCTTTTCACTGTTATGCTTGGAAATGACATCGCAGACAAACTTTACTCCCTTATTGACAAGCTGTATTGCAGGGGTGGGGTCCGCTACGATATCCGCTTACCTAGTCTTTACCATGTATTAGCACCTTCTGTCGAAGCTGAGAAGGAGACGATTGCAGAGAGTCCCCATCATGTTCCTCAGAGTTCATTTAGACCTCAGGAGTCTCCCTTTAAAAAACCAGGGCCGGACCTCAATGATCTAATTGGTGAGGATTCCACCAGCCTTGTTCTGGAGGACTTTGCAGATATGACTGGATCATTTATGGAATATACCAGTGAAAGGGAGTACATGAAATAA
- the popdc2 gene encoding popeye domain-containing 2 isoform X2 codes for MFRENSSFIETILYDSPGCKILKNGSEGAIYHLANVMFTLGYMSGSGFFGLVYLFSLLGVGFFIQSLWGWVDACGVDIFMWSLLLFVFCLVQLAHIGYRLRKVNFEEDFTNLYKAMFQPLDVPLSVYKEIVNCCDAEVTSLSREQNYAVEGKTAIDRLSLLLSGRVRVTHEQQFLHYVFPYQFLDSPEWESLRPNEEGNFQVTLTAETDCCYVTWKRRKLYMLLAKHHYIARLFTVMLGNDIADKLYSLIDKLYCRGGVRYDIRLPSLYHVLAPSVEAEKETIAESPHHVPQSSFRPQESPFKKPGPDLNDLIDVNSSWSGIRKGHAPLAPTQTPEL; via the exons ATGTTTCGGGAAAATTCAAGTTTCATCGAGACTATTTTGTACGATAGTCCTGGATGTAAGATTCTGAAAAATGGGAGTGAAGGAGCCATTTACCACTTGGCCAATGTCATGTTTACACTGGGCTACATGAGCGGCAGTGGGTTCTTTGGTCTCGTTTATCTGTTCAGTCTTTTGGGCGTTGGGTTTTTCATTCAGTCTCTTTGGGGCTGGGTCGATGCCTGCGGGGTGGATATTTTTATGTGGAGCCTGTTACTTTTTGTGTTCTGCTTGGTCCAACTGGCGCACATTGGTTACCGGCTGAGGAAGGTGAATTTCGAGGAAGACTTCACGAATCTTTACAAAGCCATGTTCCAGCCGCTCGATGTGCCGCTCAGTGTCTACAAGGAGATCGTGAACTGCTGCGATGCCGAGGTGACGAGTCTCTCCCGTGAGCAGAACTACGCGGTGGAAGGCAAAACCGCAATTGACCGCTTGTCCCTGCTGCTGTCAGGCAG gGTTCGTGTTACTCACGAACAACAGTTTCTACACTATGTCTTTCCATATCAGTTCCTTGATTCTCCAGAATGGGAATCTCTGCGACCTAATGAAGAAGGCAATTTTCAa GTGACCCTGACAGCAGAAACAGACTGTTGCTATGTGACGTGGAAAAGAAGAAAGCTATATATGCTCTTGGCTAAACATCATTACATTGCACGCCTTTTCACTGTTATGCTTGGAAATGACATCGCAGACAAACTTTACTCCCTTATTGACAAGCTGTATTGCAGGGGTGGGGTCCGCTACGATATCCGCTTACCTAGTCTTTACCATGTATTAGCACCTTCTGTCGAAGCTGAGAAGGAGACGATTGCAGAGAGTCCCCATCATGTTCCTCAGAGTTCATTTAGACCTCAGGAGTCTCCCTTTAAAAAACCAGGGCCGGACCTCAATGATCTAATTG
- the popdc2 gene encoding popeye domain-containing 2 isoform X3, with protein MFRENSSFIETILYDSPGCKILKNGSEGAIYHLANVMFTLGYMSGSGFFGLVYLFSLLGVGFFIQSLWGWVDACGVDIFMWSLLLFVFCLVQLAHIGYRLRKVNFEEDFTNLYKAMFQPLDVPLSVYKEIVNCCDAEVTSLSREQNYAVEGKTAIDRLSLLLSGRVRVTHEQQFLHYVFPYQFLDSPEWESLRPNEEGNFQVTLTAETDCCYVTWKRRKLYMLLAKHHYIARLFTVMLGNDIADKLYSLIDKLYCRGGVRYDIRLPSLYHVLAPSVEAEKETIAESPHHVPQSSFRPQESPFKKPGPDLNDLIAP; from the exons ATGTTTCGGGAAAATTCAAGTTTCATCGAGACTATTTTGTACGATAGTCCTGGATGTAAGATTCTGAAAAATGGGAGTGAAGGAGCCATTTACCACTTGGCCAATGTCATGTTTACACTGGGCTACATGAGCGGCAGTGGGTTCTTTGGTCTCGTTTATCTGTTCAGTCTTTTGGGCGTTGGGTTTTTCATTCAGTCTCTTTGGGGCTGGGTCGATGCCTGCGGGGTGGATATTTTTATGTGGAGCCTGTTACTTTTTGTGTTCTGCTTGGTCCAACTGGCGCACATTGGTTACCGGCTGAGGAAGGTGAATTTCGAGGAAGACTTCACGAATCTTTACAAAGCCATGTTCCAGCCGCTCGATGTGCCGCTCAGTGTCTACAAGGAGATCGTGAACTGCTGCGATGCCGAGGTGACGAGTCTCTCCCGTGAGCAGAACTACGCGGTGGAAGGCAAAACCGCAATTGACCGCTTGTCCCTGCTGCTGTCAGGCAG gGTTCGTGTTACTCACGAACAACAGTTTCTACACTATGTCTTTCCATATCAGTTCCTTGATTCTCCAGAATGGGAATCTCTGCGACCTAATGAAGAAGGCAATTTTCAa GTGACCCTGACAGCAGAAACAGACTGTTGCTATGTGACGTGGAAAAGAAGAAAGCTATATATGCTCTTGGCTAAACATCATTACATTGCACGCCTTTTCACTGTTATGCTTGGAAATGACATCGCAGACAAACTTTACTCCCTTATTGACAAGCTGTATTGCAGGGGTGGGGTCCGCTACGATATCCGCTTACCTAGTCTTTACCATGTATTAGCACCTTCTGTCGAAGCTGAGAAGGAGACGATTGCAGAGAGTCCCCATCATGTTCCTCAGAGTTCATTTAGACCTCAGGAGTCTCCCTTTAAAAAACCAGGGCCGGACCTCAATGATCTAATTG